The DNA window AAGCAGGCCAGCAAGAAAGCCGTCGCCTGAGGCGGCGTTCTTCCTTGGCAAGTGATTCCGGAATCTGGGTCCTGATCCCAGCGGCGGGTTCCGGCAGCCGTATGGGCACCACGGTGCCCAAGCAGTACCTTCCCCTGGCCGGTCTTCCGGTCCTGACCCATACCCTCATTCGTCTCGGCAGCTTCCCGGGCCTTCGCGGTATCGTCGTCGGCCTGTCGCCGGATGATCTCCACTGGGACCAGGTTGAGCAGCAGGTCGCTGATCTCCCTGTACCTCTTTATCGCTGCGAGGGCGGCGCGGAACGGGCACAGACCGTGCTCAAGGCCCTGGATCATCTCGCACCCCAGGCCCGCCGGGGCGATCGCGTCCTGGTTCATGATGCCGTGCGCCCGTGTGTACGCCATACGGACATTGCTGCGCTGATCATGGCGACGGAGGGGCTTGAGGAAGGCGGCCTGCTGGCGGCCCCCATAGTGGATACGATCAAACGGAGTGACGAGCACAATCACGTTATGGAAACCGTGGACCGCAACCGCCTGTGGCGGGCGCTGACGCCACAGCTGTTTCCCATGGAAGCGCTGCGCACGGCCCTGCGGCAGGCCATGGATCGCGGTCTTGCGATTACCGACGAGGCGTCCGCCATGGAGTCCGCCGGGTTTCGGCCGCTATGCATCGCCGGGAATACGGACAATATCAAGATTACCTGGCCAACGGATCTCGCTCTGGCAGAATATTATCTTGCGCAACAGGAGAAGGAGAGCAGTCGTTGATTCGGGTAGGTCACGGGTACGATGTGCACGCGCTGGTGGCCGAACGGCGGCTTGTTCTGGGCGGCGTGGAGATCCCCCACAGGCTCGGGCTTGCCGGCCATTCGGATGCCGACGTCCTGATCCATGCCGTCTGTGACGCGCTCTTCGGGGCCGCGGGACAGGGAGATATCGGCCGCCATTTTCCGGATTCAGATCCGCAATACGCCGGAATCGAAAGCCGCATTCTGTTGCGCAAGACAGGCGAACTCCTGCGGCAGCAGGGCTGGCGTGTTGGCAATCTGGACGCCACCATCATTGCCCAGGCGCCAAGGCTTGCCCCCTACATCGGGACCATGTGCGCCAATCTGGCCGCGGATCTGCAGGTAGATCCGGCTATGGTGAACGTCAAGGCCACGACGACGGAAAAACTCGGCTTCATCGGCCGCGAACAAGGGATTGCGGTTGAATCGGTGGTTCTGATTGAACGCGACTGAAGTCGCGCCCCCGCTGGCGGCGAGACATTTGGCGGGTTCACGGCTTTTTCTGTATCTTTGCCGCTCGTGCACATCCTGCTTTCCAATGACGATGGCTATC is part of the Acidiferrobacteraceae bacterium genome and encodes:
- the ispD gene encoding 2-C-methyl-D-erythritol 4-phosphate cytidylyltransferase, whose amino-acid sequence is MASDSGIWVLIPAAGSGSRMGTTVPKQYLPLAGLPVLTHTLIRLGSFPGLRGIVVGLSPDDLHWDQVEQQVADLPVPLYRCEGGAERAQTVLKALDHLAPQARRGDRVLVHDAVRPCVRHTDIAALIMATEGLEEGGLLAAPIVDTIKRSDEHNHVMETVDRNRLWRALTPQLFPMEALRTALRQAMDRGLAITDEASAMESAGFRPLCIAGNTDNIKITWPTDLALAEYYLAQQEKESSR
- the ispF gene encoding 2-C-methyl-D-erythritol 2,4-cyclodiphosphate synthase, with translation MIRVGHGYDVHALVAERRLVLGGVEIPHRLGLAGHSDADVLIHAVCDALFGAAGQGDIGRHFPDSDPQYAGIESRILLRKTGELLRQQGWRVGNLDATIIAQAPRLAPYIGTMCANLAADLQVDPAMVNVKATTTEKLGFIGREQGIAVESVVLIERD